One Pyrenophora tritici-repentis strain M4 chromosome 5, whole genome shotgun sequence DNA window includes the following coding sequences:
- a CDS encoding fungal specific transcription factor domain containing protein yields MKARASVEDRNRISDILDEIDEDFSDQRHTPTPSNLEVDTQSSQGSVDVGNADFFERHETEGLDLLDEDLHSRDEARATGFVGKSSEIQWLRTVALAQGERIDGDWPGAVPQRQHAYASGSDQVSSFSFWVDSDDVSIDFYVNAYELPQPELAEHLVQCYMLKVHDSFPILPRKAFGDQTRAYFAALRSGNAPRLNPKWQAILNLVFAIGANYAYLLNKDWDGGDHIIYQARARAFGMSEAAMTSHPDVPQIQGLGLLAFYWLSTGQVSRAWTVVGAALRSAYSLGLHVRNEDPSATATKRESLVKTWWSLYSLERTLSIITGRPSIVVDSCCSVPLPMSVPEEDASEALEPAYRMHAGIPATLHSPAFPLSPNLAANPSHTAIGPGTTDISSVSYFRAVVQLSIITQSVLTSLYSAGTMIRSSDDIQRDIALLDQRLDQWARSLPPEFRLYEAPREPDAFGRERMLLRFQLCSAQILLTRPCLTVRRQPWKDGNDISFSKRMADNCVGAARTIVASLPEESYTQLYEQSPWWCLIHHMMQAISVFLLALSHPNSTSFDTTMMIHCIRKTIRWLQRMKGSVAERAHRVAFNCFESVARRHAVDISDLWNRTAAPVVRQPVSNTRVSVPAPVPSGAFGQAPTVIPAASAPAYGTTMTGATFPPHSEASNFDAGYYVPR; encoded by the exons ATGAAGGCCCGCGCAAGCGTAGAAGACCGCAACCGGATCAGCGACATCCTGGACGAG ATTGATGAAGACTTCTCGGATCAGAGGCACACTCCAACGCCATCGAACCTCGAGGTTGACACCCAGAGCTCACAAGGAAGTGTGGACGTCGGCAATGCCGACTTTTTCGAGCGTCATGAGACTGAGGGTCTGGATCTGCTCGATGAAGACTTGCACAGCAGAGACGAAGCTCGCGCCACAGGTTTCGTCGGCAAGAGCTCAGAGATCCAATGGTTGCGCACAGTCGCACTCGCGCAAGGCGAAAGAATAGACGGAGATTGGCCTGGGGCAGTACCTCAACGACAGCATGCCTACGCATCTGGCAGTGATCAAGTAAGCTCATTCAGCTTTTGGGTCGACAGCGATGATGTGAGTATCGACTTTTACGTGAACGCATACGAGCTGCCACAGCCCGAGCTTGCTGAGCATTTGGTACAATGCTACATGCTTAAAGTGCACGACTCTTTCCCCATCCTACCACGCAAAGCTTTTGGGGACCAGACTCGCGCCTACTTTGCGGCGTTGCGTAGCGGAAATGCACCACGCCTCAATCCGAAATGGCAAGCCATTCTGAATCTCGTCTTTGCTATCGGCGCCAACTATGCATACCTGCTCAACAAAGATTGGGATGGTGGAGATCATATTATATACCAAGCGCGAGCACGAGCATTTGGTATGAGCGAGGCGGCGATGACCAGTCACCCTGACGTGCCCCAAATCCAAGGGTTAGGTCTTCTTGCGTTCTACTGGCTCAGCACTGGACAAGTTAGTCG GGCCTGGACGGTCGTTGGTGCGGCTCTTCGCTCGGCATACTCCCTTGGTCTACACGTACGAAACGAGGACCCTTCTGCGACGGCGACAAAACGAGAATCGTTGGTGAAAACATGGTGGAGCCTATACTCGCTCGAGAGAACTCTCAGCATTATAACAGGCCGGCCTAGCATTGTGGTCGACTCTTGTTGCTCAGTACCGTTGCCCATGTCGGTACCAGAGGAAGATGCATCTGAAGCACTGGAGCCGGCATACCGTATGCATGCAGGAATTCCTGCAACGTTACACTCGCCTGCCTTTCCTCTCTCTCCTAACCTGGCTGCAAATCCATCTCATACAGCAATAGGCCCTGGAACAACAGACATCAGTTCGGTCTCCTACTTCAGGGCTGTGGTACAGCTTTCCATCATAACTCAAAGTGTTCTCACTTCTCTTTACTCAGCAGGGACGATGATTAGGTCTTCAGATGATATACAGCGGGATATCGCTCTTCTAGACCAACGCCTCGACCAATGGGCCCGCTCATTGCCCCCAGAGTTCCGGCTGTATGAAGCACCACGCGAGCCTGATGCGTTTGGACGAGAACGCATGCTTCTCCGGTTCCAACTTTGCAGTGCGCAGATTTTGCTTACGCGGCCGTGTTTGACTGTGCGGCGACAACCGTGGAAGGACGGGAACGACATAAGCTTCTCGAAGCGTATGGCAGATAACTGTGTTGGCGCTGCGAGAACTATTGTCGCTTCTTTACCCGAGGAGTCTTACACGCAATTATACGAGCAGAGTCCTTGGTGGTGTCTCATTCACCACATGATGCAGGCCATCTCAGTCTTCCTCCTTGCTCTCTCGCATCCCAATTCCACCTCATTCGACACCACAATGATGATTCATTGTATAAGAAAGACCATACGCTGGTTGCAGAGAATGAAAGGTTCCGTAGCTGAGCGTGCTCATCGTGTGGCTTTCAATTGTTTCGAAAGCGTTGCTAGGCGACACGCCGTCGACATATCGGATCTTTGGAATCGGACAGCCGCCCCAGTTGTACGACAGCCGGTCTCTAACACAAGGGTTAGCGTTCCTGCACCGGTCCCGTCCGGTGCTTTCGGCCAAGCACCAACAGTGATACCTGCCGCCTCTGCTCCAGCTTATGGTACCACGATGACTGGCGCTACTTTCCCTCCTCATTCTGAGGCCTCGAACTTTGACGCAGGCTACTACGTGCCACGATGA
- a CDS encoding CypX, Cytochrome P450 produces MLEFNLVNCVVLPTVEAIFAFKFLPHVFPAANTLATYLVLFAFINISGLVLYKLVLYPFFLSPLRHLPKVKGFRPLIGHGWMMMVRPSGEPHLQAMKAQPDAPLLLARGFFHAAWLFPTTPEALADVLVHKSYDYEKPVHTRNFLSRFIGFGLLMAEGEEHKHSRKNIMPAFSFRNIKDLYGVFWDKSIEFRDAVRGAVDAEPDKIVDLCRYTTQVTLDIIGLAGLGRDIGSLRNSEDELVKNFEEILQPTSEKAFFLVLHVIFPGWFIRKLPWSLNKRVDITTGNLRRITTEFVREKKANMKVQGPENQPSRDILSIMIRSNNFSDINLVDQLLTFLAAGHETTSSALAWASYLLSRHPAVQTRLRAEIHEYIPDPKLLSDHNYDIAGLLESMPYLNGVCNEVLRLFPTIPLTPRVAIRDTIIADQFVPVGTTIFLLPWAINRNPALWGADAEEFVPDRWIDKETGRATMNGGAASNYSFLTFLHGPRSCIGERFARAEMRAIVAAFVGSFEMEMADPGEKIVVGGSVTSKPVNGMRLRLKLVEWAS; encoded by the exons ATGCTAGAATTCAACCTCGTCAATTGCGTGGTCTTGCCTACAGTCGAGGCCATCTTCGCTTTTAAATTCCTACCCCATGTGTTCCCTGCAGCCAACACACTGGCGACATACCTGGTCTTATTTGCGTTCATTAATATTTCCGGCTTGGTCCTTTATAAGCTTGTCTTATATCCATTCTTTCTCTCGCCGCTGCGTCACCTCCCCAAGGTCAAGGGCTTCAGACCGCTTATCGGCCATGGAtggatgatgatggtgaGACCCTCTGGGGAGCCGCATCTCCAGGCAATGAAGGCACAACCCGACGCACCTCTCCTTCTCGCGCGCGGCTTCTTCCACGCCGCATGGCTGTTTCCGACGACTCCCGAGGCCCTGGCAGATGTTTTGGTACACAAGAGCTATGATTACGAGAAGCCGGTGCACACGCGCAATTTCCTAAGCAGATTCATCGGATTCGGATTGCTGATGGCCGAAGGCGAGGAGCATAAGCACTCCCGCAAGAACATCATGCCCGCATTCAGCTTCAGAAACATCAAGGACCTGTATGGCGTATTCTGGGACAAGTCGATCGAGTTTCGAGATGCTGTTCGCGGTGCAGTCGATGCCGAGCCGGACAAAATCGTCGACCTTTGTCGCTATACAACGCAGGTCACGCTCGACATTATCGGGCTTGCTGGGCTTGGCAGAGATATCGGATCCCTGCGCAACAGCGAAGATGAACTCGTCAAGAACTTTGAGGAAATTCTCCAGCCTACGTCTGAGAAAGCGTTCTTTCTGGTGCTCCATGTCATCTTCCCAGGATGGTTTATAAGAAAACTACCTTGGAGCTTGAACAAGCGAGTAGATATCACCACGGGGAACCTAAGGAGGATAACCACCGAGTTTGTGCGGGAGAAAAAGGCCAACATGAAGGTCCAAGGTCCAGAGAACCAGCCAAGCCGCGACATTCTATCCATCATGATTCGAAGCAACAACTTCTCAGACATAAACCTCGTCGACCAACTCCTTACCTTCTTGGCCGCAGG GCACGAGACCACATCCTCCGCCCTAGCGTGGGCATCATATCTCCTCTCCCGCCACCCAGCGGTCCAAACCCGCCTTCGCGCCGAAATACACGAGTACATCCCTGATCCCAAGCTTTTATCAGACCACAACTACGACATCGCAGGCCTACTAGAGAGCATGCCATACCTAAATGGCGTGTGCAACGAAGTCTTACGACTTTTCCCAACAATCCCCTTGACTCCGCGCGTTGCAATACGCGACACCATAATCGCCGACCAGTTTGTCCCAGTCGGCACAACTATCTTCCTCCTGCCGTGGGCGATAAACCGCAACCCCGCCCTATGGGGTGCGGACGCCGAGGAATTCGTGCCCGACCGTTGGATCGACAAGGAGACGGGGCGTGCGACGATGAATGGTGGCGCCGCCAGCAATTACAGTTTCCTCACCTTTTTgcatggtccgcgaagtTGCATTGGCGAAAGATTTGCGAGAGCGGAGATGAGGGCCATTGTTGCAGCGTTTGTGGGGAGTTTcgagatggagatggcggACCCTGGGGAGAAGATTGTGGTGGGCGGGTCGGTTACTAGTAAGCCGGTCAACGGGATGAGGCTTAGGCTGAAGCTTGTGGAATGGGCTTCTTGA
- a CDS encoding Hydrolase alpha-beta superfamily — MSSPRTSLSANSRPSTPSKPARLDDYLGLSHPPSAQKTCIVKPLSVKVEDGPDGSVAGFVHLPPTTSATPASKTAAILLSGAGGGVVGPASIYISLADKLAALKQPVPVLRLDYRYPARNKYCVRDVLAAMKELEYAYQVKSFVLVGWSFGGAPVFTVGGEDKRVVGCATVASQTAETEGIRTLAPRPLLLLHGTGDRTLSPWCSEKLYEMYGTKGDRELKLFDGDDHALTRNALEAEQLIGGFILRCAGLDPHANAHGLSERLVGDEERVELMRKGGDLRRNESVD; from the coding sequence ATGTCGTCTCCTCGGACATCACTTTCAGCCAATTCTCGCCCATCTACGCCTTCGAAACCAGCGCGCCTCGACGACTATTTAGGCCTCTCTCATCCACCAAGTGCCCAGAAGACCTGTATAGTCAAGCCTCTCTCAGTGAAAGTTGAGGATGGTCCCGATGGATCTGTAGCTGGCTTCGTCCATCTACCACCAACAACTTCAGCAACGCCAGCTTCGAAAACGGCAGCAATACTCCTCTCAGGTGCTGGAGGTGGTGTAGTAGGCCCGGCATCGATATATATTTCCTTGGCAGACAAGTTGGCCGCGCTGAAGCAGCCAGTGCCCGTATTGCGGCTTGATTATCGATATCCCGCGCGGAACAAGTACTGTGTACGAGATGTCCTGGCAGCTATGAAAGAGTTGGAATACGCGTATCAAGTCAAGAGTTTTGTTCTTGTAGGCTGGTCGTTTGGCGGCGCGCCGGTCTTCACAGTTGGTGGAGAGGATAAGCGCGTAGTCGGGTGCGCGACTGTGGCCAGTCAAACAGCTGAGACTGAGGGCATTCGGACACTTGCGCCAAGACCGCTGTTACTTCTTCATGGCACAGGCGATCGGACTCTAAGTCCATGGTGCTCGGAGAAATTGTACGAGATGTATGGTACCAAAGGTGATCGGGAATTGAAGCTGTTCGATGGAGACGATCATGCATTAACAAGGAATGCACTCGAAGCCGAGCAACTAATCGGCGGCTTCATCCTTAGATGCGCGGGTCTTGATCCGCATGCCAATGCTCATGGTCTTTCTGAGAGACTCGTTGGAGATGAAGAGAGGGTGGAGTTGATGAGAAAGGGCGGTGACTTGCGACGTAATGAGAGCGTAGACTAG